Below is a window of Podarcis muralis chromosome 5, rPodMur119.hap1.1, whole genome shotgun sequence DNA.
cctctggcacaccctcccatcagatgtcaaggaaataaagaactatctgacttctagaagacacctgaaggcagccctgtttagggaagtttttgatgactaatgttttaatgtatttttaaccttctgttggaagccaccaagagtggctggggaaacccagccagatgggcagggtagaaataaattgttgttgttgttgttgttgttgttgttgttgttgttgttgttgttgttgttgttgttatcaattTGGATATTGATATGCAATTGTAAATAATAtcattaggacccatggaagggatggagggaagtcaggagattcagggtAATCTCGTTATTCGGATTTGGAACTCTTTTCTGTTGCATgtttatactttttaaaatcaGATTGAATGACTTTTCCAACCATTTATTGgcacttccttttaaaaatgtttgcctATTCGTTTTTTTACCCTGACTAGCTCCCATTTCCAATGGAGTTCACCTGCCACTGGTGATGTCGTCATGCACCCAAATCTGACCGGCTACGTAGCGTTATGGCATCATCCCATTCATTTCATGATTTGGTGGGGTCACCAATGTGCCTTGTCCAGCAGCGCTGAAGCAGCGGCAGTCCAGGAGAGGCAAGGTTGCCAAATTGAATTTAAAAAGGTAAGTGCTTGCACAATCCAAGTGATTTGTGCCCAGTCAGATCCAGATGTATCCCTGAGGGAAAGCGAGGGCAACGCCAATGAATAAGTGAACATTTCTCAAGGAATGCTTGAAAAAACACCAAACAAGGGAAGCGTTTTCTGAACGCGGCTGCAGAATCTTTGTGTTGAGAAACTGCAACTGAAGGAATTTAGCcaaaaaccatatacagtggtgcctcgcaagacgaaattaatccgttccgcgagtctcttcgtcttgcggttttttcgtcttgcgaagcactgctattagcggcttagcggcttagcggctattaacggcttagtggcttagcggcttagcggctattaacggcttaacggcttagtggcttagcggcttagcggctattaacggcttaacggcttaacggcttagcggcttagtggcttagcggctattaacagcttagtggcttagcggctattaacggcttagcggcttagcggctattaacggcttagcggctattaacggcttagtggcttagcggctattaacggcttagtggcttagcggctattaacagcttagcggcttagcggctttaagaaaaaggaaacaaactcgcaagaactcgcaagacgttttgtcttgcgaagcaagcccatagggaaattcgtcttgcggaatgactcaaaaaacggaaaaccctttcgtctagcgagtttttcgtcttgcgaggcattcgtcttacggGGCGCCACTGTACTAGGGAGATGCAATATGGATGCAAGGAGTCTGGTTAGCAGCACGACAGCAATTCCTCGAGGTGAGGCTCCTTTGCAAGAGGAGccacattcccccaccccatgatGTCTTGTGAATGCGACCAACATCCTGTGAGTCGACAACTGTCCTTTTGCTGAAAGATGGCCCTCACTGAGACTGTTAAAGGAAATTTCCCGGCTCACTTGTATTGCCAAACAAAGACACCAGCCAAGAGTATCGGAGCTAAACAGCAGTCTGTAGGCCTGATCATTGTTGTTGCAACAAGACTTCCAGCTGCCACGTGGAAGAAGCTCCTCTTTTTATCAGTTTCCCAAAGTTACCCACAACACCCTTAGTAAAATGTCATACATTTGTCATGACTATGTCATCAATTGGGAGGGGTCATCTGGCAGAAACCCGAGTGTCAGGCTTGTCCAGTCTTGACCTCCACCTCACACCCATTCGGTaaatgtttcccagccaagttaagcaCAACCCTTTGTCTTGACCGAGACCTCAATCTACTGAAGTTgggtttgcaataataataataataataataataataataataataataataataatttatttatacccctcccatctggctgagtttccccagccactctgggcagcttccaaccgaatattaaaaactgttatgtactgagttgaacaggatccaaaatgcagcattctgattggtcctagaacaataggattcagaatgcagcagtctgattggtcctagaacaataggattcagaatgcaacagtctgattggtcctacaaCAATAGGATcgagaatgcagcagtctgactggtccacaggagccacccaatccagctccaggtggaagtgaatccacaacctgattggcctacagaagaattccggaattagccaatcacgtgggcccattgtgtaaataatgtatataaagtagacattctgggggaacttccattccacctcaccactatgagttgaataaaaagcatgaaatccactcttgactccgagtatatttcaaaaacaatacagcagcagacattaaaaacttccctaaacagggccgccttcagttgtctttcaGTTGCTTTTCTTTCCGGAATTACTACCAGTCTGGCACTCAGGTGCCAGGATGCCAGAGATGATCACCCAGGCAGTGGGGCTGCTGAGTACTTGGTCTCATGCTTCAGGGATTATAGCTGCCCCATACCATATCCCAAGCTCCTCTTCTAGTAGCCAGTTTCCTTCTGATTAGAACAACGTTGGGATGGTGTAAATCCGTCACTGGAGTGATTTTACATGAAATTCTAAAGTTTCCCCATTGAGCCAGTACAATAGAGACATTTCTCAGTGGATTGCTACATTTGGTGATGTGCAGCGAAGGATCTTTGTCTTTGCCCTGTAGTGTGGAGAGGCAAGGCTAGTGGGAGGGGGGTCACCCATCTTCCAATTTCCAGTAACAACTCACACATGCAGCTAAGAAGGGCTCCTTCTCAGAGCCCTGCCAGCGCTTTCGCAGCTtcaggaaggaggtgtgagggctctagcAGGGTTCTGGAGTCCTCCTGCCTCGTTCTCAAAGCCAGGCAAGCacttactgggctttgagaaggaggtgtgagggctcctGGACCACTGCCAcagcctcatgcctccttcccaaagcccagcttgGGCCGGTGGCTCAAGGGCTGGGAGGAGGGCATCTAATGGCCTCGCAGAGGGCGGCATCCGTGTGGCGTTGGAGAACCTCGTAAAAAGCAGGCTTCTTCTACGTTGCGTGAGGAGCCACTGCAAGTACAGAAGACTTCCTGCTGCATCTAaggggtggtaataataataataataataataataataataataataataatttattatttatacccctcccatctggctgggtttccccagccactctgggtggctcccaacagaatattaaaaacacgataaaacatcaaacattaacaacttccctaaacagagctgccttcagatgtcttttaaaagtcaggtagttgtttatttccttgacatctgatgggagggcgttccatagggtgggtgccgctaccgagaaggccctctgcctggttccctgtgttgTAAACGAAATCTGCCCTtcctcccttatggggtatccaagaaccCATATAGAGTcgttaagtgggttccctatcagtaggagaaaataacagaggccaaccagagaatattgagaagcaaagcagctagtaagcctgatctttattcaaggaactgttgcaacagggtgctcccctcacacgcaggagaaagaggaggacccagaacaaaggtgtgcctgcccttatatagacattttaatttccctgccctggagctcaagaccacccctccatacatcatacatacatcaaagaaggggtgtaacccaagaccaccccccacaaacatcatacctacatcacagaaaaggtggtctacaacagaaatttgaatgttgttgtttttcctgtctgccaggttatctggtaatgccttatctgattgcctttcctggtagtctgcccattcctttgaagtggtgattacccaattcctgagaaaatgggaaggttccctcatcccttccctccttgcagagaaaacatttggtcagtctgGGAGTCAAAATAGTTTCAGGATGGTCTTCCTgagctgctccagacatgtggtccacacatcCATGTCTGTGCCTGGCTGGTACATCCatgagttatatatatatatatatatatatatatatatatatatatatatatatacacacacacacacacacacacacacacacacacacacacgacattaaaatttttatttcacctgtaacctcacttctcgcagtgagagaaccgccagaaggccctcgaaagaggacctcagtgtcgaggcagaacaatgggggtggagacgctcctccaggtataccTGGGCCGAGGCTGGGCGTAGATCCAGCACATTCATCCCTACTTGCATGTTCATCaaattctttttttgtgtgtgtgtgtgattactttctatttatttacttttgaaaGGAGGCCGGCCAATGCGATGGTGCAAAGCGTTCTGTGAAACCCAGAAGCTTGCATCGCCTCCAGCCGACGACAATACATGTGTCTTTTCGGTCCTTACACCACTTATTCCATGAACAGCAGTGAGAGATCTATATGCCCATTCCTACTTCCATCAAAGGGTCagacatggggaggggggacaggttttaaaaaataaaaataaaaaaataacacaacCCAAAATACAACAACATGAGGACCTGAGGTCAGACAATCCACCCACGCCTTTCACTTTAGTTCTCTGCTGCTTTGCTTTCGTCCTTCGGTGGTGCTTCGGGAATCAGCACAACTTTCCCAACGTTCTTCTTCTCTTGCATCTGCTTCATGGCATCTACCACCTGATCAAAGGGCCAAACAGAGTCCACCTTGGGCTTGATTTTGCCTTGGTTGTAGAGGGCCACCAGCTTGTTCACCACACTGCTCAAGAGCTCCACCTCCTCATCTAGGTAGCCCAGGTGGTAGCCGCATACGGCCTTGTTGAGATGCAGGAGCTGCAAGGCATTGATGCTGAACTGGTTCCACCAGGTCTTAGCCATGGCCATCAGGTTCTTCCTCTGCCCTGTTACCAAGTTGGCTACACCATAGGTGACTAGTTACCCCATTGGCTTCAGGAGATTAAGCCTTTTGTGGTATCTGAACCCCCCAGAGGGTCTAAGACGACATCTACACCTTTGGGGGAGATTTTCCGTACTTCTGCCACATAATCAGCTGTCCGGTAGTCGATTGGGTGGGTGACCCCATTCTCCTTGAGGATTTCATGTTTGGAGGCAGAAGCTGTACCAAAAACGGTTCATCAAATTCTTGAAGAGGGCTTATATGATTACTCAATACTGAATGAGTGGCAGTTGACTGGGTTAACTGACTCCACTGGGAAAAGATGGGTGTAAGGAGATATCAGAAGATGTGTGAGCTCTGTCTAGGCATGCTGGTCCTCTGATGGCTCTTTGCTGCTGGCTCTTTTGCAGGCATCAAGAAATGAGCATGCATAGCTGAAATGGCCCGTATTCTGAGGTTCCCACTCACTGCCAGAATGACAAAAAAATCTACCACTCCACAGGCCAACGCGATTCTGCTTTCCCTGATCCGAGGGACAGTCAGAGAGCCAGAAGTGGGCTTGGGGATGAGTTGCTTGTGTTCTGTTGACACAAATCACCTTGGTCGAGATGGAGCACACGCATCTGCCATCAATTCAAATATCCCCCTGGTTGTTTTTTCCAAGGACTTCAGGGAGCAAAAATGTTGCAGTCGGCAAGATTTATACACCCCCCCCCTCTGCTAAGGGTTAACCTCATCTCATGGCACTGTTGTCTCAGGACAACTTGTCAGTCTGTGAGAACGGACGGTAATGGATTTGAAGTGGATTGCTCAGCCCATGGAGAGGAAGATGCTGTATTTATTGAATAGACATTAAAAAGAACATTTCTCAATTTCTCAGCACTGAACTCGGGGTCAATGGATCTTCTTGGCAGTGACGTGCTGAGTCAACTCCTAGCGCGGAGCTTTTAGAAGGGCCAGAGTTAGATTAAAGGATTAGACTCCATCTTTAACATTTCCCTAGCAAAAGGGTTGGGTCTTAAATCATTTATGTTGCTCTGCGGTGTTTTGTTTGGCTTCCCCCTGCTACCtttggaaagcaaaacaaaaaaacacaataacaacacacacacacacacacacacacacacagacagacagacacacttcCCAGTTCCCGAAGTTGGAACAATTCCATCACTCTGTCCCGAAATCAATGTGTACTACATGGATGAAAAGTGCTTTGGTTCCAAATTTACAGTGGGGGCCGGGGGggatattatttattgtttattaaatttctatatcttCATttaaggatcacagggcagtttacaacagaaaaacacaaaagatgatataaaaataataacaacacccCCACCATTTTAAAAGGCGATCGgttatttaattagccaaaggcctgagagGAGAGGAAtgctttcacctggtgcctaaaatagATTCTAGAGAGATTGTTGAATCTTCCTGCCCTTACCTGCCAAACATCCAATGAGATGTCAGAAGCACATGTATTATAATAACAACTAGCAATTATAACACATGTTATAATGTGTTCAGTGCTGCCCTTTCTCCTGGGAGGAATGTATCCCAGAAAAACAAACTGCAGAGCGCCATGTAAACAGCAGGAAAGGGTGtggatcagggccagatttaggtttgactaGGCCCTGAGCTAGTcctgagggatgtgggtggcgctgtgggttaaagcctcagcgcctagggcttgccgatcgaaaggtcggcggttcgaatccccgcggcagggtgcgctcccgttgctcggtcccagcgcctgccaacctagcagttcgaaagcacccccgggtgcaagtagataaatagggaccgcttactggcaggaaggtaaacggcgtttccgtgtgcagctctggctcgccagagcagcgatgtcacgctggccacgtgacccggaagtgtctccggacagcgctggcccccggcctatagagtgagatgggcgcaccaaccccagagtctgtcaagactggcccgtacgggcaggggtacctttacctttacctttaggccctgagctactgaaggtaatggagccctttatatgtccagctgtcctttgtcaacaacaaattgtcactgttttttgtgttgaatatatggtatatggtaatttatggacctaataggtttatatacacttcaggttacagactctgctaatccagaaatagtacctcgggttaagaactttgcttcaggatgagaacagaaatcgtactccggcagcgcagcggcagcaggaggccccaatagctaaagtggtgcttcaggttaagaacagtttcaggttaagaacagacctccagaatgaattaagttcttaacctgaggtaccactgtacagtggaacctcggttgtcgaacataatccgttccagaagaccgttcgccttctgaaacattcgacaaccgaggcgcaaagggagAATGTCACTTTCAATGATGAAAATCGAAAAACACACAGTGatgccgtttgacttccgaggcacatttgaaaacggaagcatttacttctgggtttttggcgttcgggttCTGAAACGTTTGTTAACggagacgtttgagaaccaagtttcCACtgtagttccttttttaaaatttttaattttattttaatataatctttattggtttaaaataccaTCTTACAGATACATTACAAATGGTTACAACAAAGTtaaacacaaaaatgaaaaagaaaaggaatgaagaaaataaatatgaaaagaacaaaaaaagagtTAATAATAAGAAAAGAATATCAGTTATAGCATCATATCTTCTCCAATAAAGTTTTCTGGAAAAAAATTCTAATCATTCTCGTCGTACTTTTTCTGTTGTCTTAATTTTACCGCACAGTTTGTTTTACAGTTTTTTCTATATATTTCTCTAAGATGtttattccatttgtttattATACACAAGTATCCTTCAATTCTGCTAAGATAATATCATTTTTACAATATAGTCTTATAAACTCCTTGAATCATTTCCATTCTCTGTATGTTTTTGATTTGGGGCTCTTCTGGTCAGCACTGCTAATTGAAAATATTCTATCATGAGTGATTGCCAATCTATTATTGAAGGTATTGTTTCACATTTCCAGCTTCCACTGTAGttccttatttccttggcatccgatgggagggcgttccacagggcgggactGCCTTCCTATGAAAGCAGTTTTGTGGTACCCAGTGAGCCATTCCCTGCCTCGAACAGGAAGCTGTTCATCCAGGTGTTTCTATATATCATGGTTTGGCTGCCCTTTGGCGAGCAAGCTTCAGTCAGGACAGGCCCACAGCCCTTGTCCTGCCAGCTGCTGAGTCCAGCAAGAGTGCTAAGGCTTTTGAAAGGAATACTGAACAACAAATCAAATGCAATCTGGCTTTATCATAAAATCTCATAAAACTAAAAGGGAACATCCACTTTTAAGGCAGCATTGTAGATTTATGAGATCATATCTAGCCGAAGACAGCCTAGTTAAGGGCGGCAGTGAGGGAGAGGCTGTAGTAAGGAAATAAAGGAAAGCCTATGAAAAGTAGTAAATATGTAGCCGTAATGAAGAGGACTATTACCCAACAGGTGATAAAAAGAGGTTGCGACCAAGAAAAAGATGCTGTGAAATTTAATCCGACACAGGCAAATGTCAGTACAGTTGCATAACGCCTCTGAACTCCTATGTTTCAGCTCCCAATcacaaaccggaagtgagtgttctggtttttgaacaatttttggaagccacatgtccggcttccgtggcttccgattggctgcaggatattcctacagccaatcggaagccatgtctttgttttcgaacagttccggaagttgaacagactcccagaatgcattctgtttgagaaccaaggtatgactgtacagtttgCCATTCGAGGACATCTCTATGTTGAAAGATTTGTACAATCGAGGAGAAGCCAGACtattgatatataatgaattgaaaaagatgtttaaggcaacatttgtaaaaacaaacaacatcatcatcatcaacaacaacaacaacaacaataacccagaagctttccttttgggaattatagggacagaactacccaaattgtatagaaatttattcatgtatgcggctacagcggcaagaatgttccttgcccaaaaatggaaagtagTCCTGACAAAaaaaagaatggatacaaaaaacttttggaatatgcagaaactttccggaaaaataagaaaacaagatAACAAacgttttataaaagaatggaaatggtttattgaatatttacaaataccgTAAATGGATAAGAACAtcagcaggattattgtaataacctgcagtttcataagagtatatatttaaaatagatgaataaatgaacaagctaagttaatttggatatgcagaagatattaagaaTAAAGTTAAGGAATCatggaaagaaggggaaggaagtcaagttctgaaatgtttaaatgtctgtaaaattagtgaaatgtataaacctgaaaatcataaataaaatataaaaacatttctAAGTCAGCTATGGTTTATTCAGTTCCTCAGTACCTTCAACAACAGGCACAAGAAGAGAAGCGGCTGGctgctaaaaagaaaagaaaaaagttgtaCAATGGTGACTGAAAAAGGAAATATGGCATTCCTGGAACTTCTCACAAACAACCATTCAAATATAGCACAGTTGGATTGTCCTGTTTATGCTGGAGAAAGACTGAAGACCCTTAGAACGCAATTGGGTGGGACCATATGGGCAGGAGTGCTGAGATTGGAGCCTCCAAACATCCATCAAATCCCATTATTAAAGCATTTAGTATTTACTTCAGCATTCTGTGTGGAAAAGATTACTTACGATCTCCTTTGAGACTAAACTCCACATTCATATATACTCCTATTATTAAATCTCCCATTCTCTGAAGCAACAAATTTTCACTCTCCTTAAacagggaattttaaaaaatgactaatGCTGAGTTAGGGAAATAGATGCCTTTCACAGTGAATATTTTTGTCCAAATCTCATCTCCT
It encodes the following:
- the LOC114598411 gene encoding LOW QUALITY PROTEIN: synaptic vesicle membrane protein VAT-1 homolog (The sequence of the model RefSeq protein was modified relative to this genomic sequence to represent the inferred CDS: inserted 1 base in 1 codon; substituted 1 base at 1 genomic stop codon) translates to FGTASASKHEILKENGVTHPIDYRTADYVAEVRKISPKGVDVVLDPLGGSDTXKRLNLLKPMGXLVTYGVANLVTGQRKNLMAMAKTWWNQFSINALQLLHLNKAVCGYHLGYLDEEVELLSSVVNKLVALYNQGKIKPKVDSVWPFDQVVDAMKQMQEKKNVGKVVLIPEAPPKDESKAAEN